Proteins found in one Methylobacterium sp. CB376 genomic segment:
- a CDS encoding LysR family transcriptional regulator → MDRFDAMAVLLAVVEEGSLSAGARRLRLPLTTVSRKVSDLERHLRARLLTRTSRRVDLTEAGHAYVAAARRILEQVREAERAATGEYSVPRGDLSATAPVVFGRRHLVPIVTDFLVAYPEIAVRLLLIDRSVNLVEDHIDVALRIGPLADSALVATRVGLVRRVVCASPEYLARRGTPAAPEDLAAHDLVTFEGFPATTDWRFRRGATPLSIPIRPRLAVNAAEAAVDAARAGLGVTRVLSYQAADEIRSGALRVLLEAYEPAPLPVSFVHPERGQLPLKVRAFLDWAIPRMRARMAAL, encoded by the coding sequence ATGGACCGGTTCGACGCGATGGCCGTGCTGCTCGCCGTCGTGGAGGAGGGCAGCCTCTCGGCGGGCGCGCGCCGCCTGCGCCTGCCGCTCACCACCGTCAGCCGGAAGGTCTCGGACCTCGAGCGGCACCTGCGCGCGCGCCTGCTGACCCGCACCAGCCGGCGCGTCGACCTCACGGAGGCAGGACACGCCTACGTGGCAGCCGCCCGGCGCATCCTCGAGCAGGTGCGGGAGGCCGAGCGCGCCGCCACGGGGGAGTACAGCGTGCCGCGCGGCGACCTGTCGGCCACCGCACCCGTGGTCTTCGGCCGGCGTCACCTGGTCCCGATCGTCACCGACTTTCTCGTCGCGTATCCGGAGATCGCGGTCCGGCTGCTGCTGATCGACCGCAGCGTGAACCTCGTCGAGGACCATATCGACGTCGCGCTGCGCATCGGCCCGCTCGCCGACAGCGCCTTGGTGGCGACCCGGGTCGGCTTGGTCCGCCGCGTCGTCTGCGCCAGCCCCGAGTACCTGGCGCGGCGCGGCACGCCCGCTGCTCCGGAGGATCTCGCGGCCCACGACCTCGTCACCTTCGAGGGTTTCCCGGCCACGACCGACTGGCGGTTCCGGCGCGGGGCCACGCCACTCTCGATCCCGATCCGCCCCCGTCTGGCGGTGAACGCGGCGGAGGCCGCCGTCGACGCCGCGCGCGCCGGCCTCGGGGTCACCCGGGTGCTCTCCTACCAAGCGGCGGACGAGATCCGGTCCGGGGCGCTGCGGGTGCTGCTGGAAGCCTACGAGCCCGCACCGCTGCCGGTCAGCTTCGTGCATCCGGAGCGCGGCCAGCTGCCGCTCAAGGTCCGTGCCTTCCTCGACTGGGCGATCCCACGCATGCGGGCCCGCATGGCTGCGCTGTAG
- a CDS encoding GntR family transcriptional regulator, which translates to MRDLVYKALMSAISEMGIYDHPGEPQLHEHELSHILGVSRTPVREALAILEHQGFVRCKPRRGVFVIKKNKLEIVEMVYACAGLESMAVRLACAKATEAQLGALRASFGAFYEADRSSGYDRYFEARWRFCRHAATLAQCQEIQSMLDHLLLHLRSVHEVIFRGNVDLSYLRSAYVAIIAAIEERDAERACQLVLERGFRFARDIEGCADFPQSLTKID; encoded by the coding sequence TTGCGCGATCTCGTCTACAAGGCTTTGATGAGCGCAATCAGCGAGATGGGCATCTATGATCATCCAGGCGAGCCGCAACTTCATGAGCATGAATTATCACATATTCTCGGTGTCAGCCGCACACCTGTTCGAGAGGCCCTGGCGATCTTGGAGCACCAAGGATTCGTGCGGTGCAAGCCGCGACGGGGCGTGTTCGTCATCAAGAAGAACAAGCTCGAAATTGTCGAGATGGTCTACGCCTGTGCTGGGTTGGAGAGCATGGCGGTCCGTTTAGCATGCGCGAAAGCGACGGAGGCGCAGCTCGGAGCTCTTCGTGCAAGCTTCGGCGCCTTCTACGAGGCAGATCGTTCCAGCGGATATGACCGGTACTTTGAGGCGCGTTGGCGGTTCTGTCGCCATGCCGCCACCCTGGCGCAATGCCAAGAGATTCAATCCATGCTTGATCATCTCCTGCTGCATCTGCGGAGCGTTCACGAGGTCATATTTCGCGGAAACGTTGATCTCAGTTATTTGAGGTCTGCTTACGTCGCCATCATCGCTGCGATTGAGGAGCGGGACGCTGAACGTGCGTGCCAACTCGTTCTGGAAAGAGGTTTCAGGTTCGCTCGAGACATCGAGGGCTGCGCCGACTTTCCGCAGTCGCTCACGAAGATCGATTAG
- a CDS encoding alpha/beta fold hydrolase, producing MRRLIAPALLAATALVSAARAAEPAHAPVSSVSRASITHYRTATVDGVTVFYREAGPQDAPVVLLLHGFPTSSHMFRNLIPLLADRYRVIAPDYPGFGQSDAPGHEAFAYTFAHYAEIVDGLLGQLGATRYAMYVMDYGAPVGYRLALKHPERVSALVVQNGNAYEEGLKEFWDPIKAYWAEPSAKNREALAVLVRPETTKFQYVDGVADVSRIDPDNWVHDQALLDRPGNTDIQLDLFRDYGSNVPLYPAFQAFFRERRPPTLIVWGKNDKIFPAEGAHPYRRDLPDAEMHLFDTGHFALEDKLDEMGPLIRGFLDRTLAQR from the coding sequence ATGAGACGCCTGATCGCCCCCGCCCTGCTCGCCGCAACCGCGCTCGTCTCTGCGGCCCGGGCCGCCGAGCCCGCTCACGCCCCGGTTTCGTCCGTCTCACGGGCGAGCATCACCCACTACCGCACCGCCACCGTGGACGGCGTGACCGTGTTCTACCGCGAGGCCGGGCCGCAGGACGCGCCGGTCGTGCTCCTGCTGCACGGCTTCCCGACCTCCTCGCACATGTTCCGCAACCTGATCCCGCTCCTGGCCGACCGCTACCGCGTGATCGCGCCGGATTACCCGGGTTTCGGCCAGAGCGACGCGCCGGGTCACGAGGCTTTCGCCTACACCTTCGCCCACTATGCCGAGATCGTGGACGGCCTGCTCGGTCAGCTCGGCGCGACGCGCTACGCGATGTACGTGATGGATTACGGCGCGCCGGTCGGCTACCGCCTCGCGCTCAAGCATCCCGAGCGGGTCAGCGCGCTGGTCGTGCAGAATGGCAACGCCTACGAGGAGGGGCTGAAGGAGTTCTGGGATCCGATCAAGGCCTACTGGGCGGAGCCGTCGGCCAAGAACCGCGAGGCGCTCGCCGTCCTCGTCCGGCCGGAGACGACGAAGTTCCAGTATGTCGACGGCGTCGCGGATGTCTCGCGCATCGACCCGGACAACTGGGTCCACGACCAGGCCCTGCTCGACCGCCCCGGGAACACGGACATCCAGCTCGACCTGTTCCGCGACTACGGCAGCAACGTGCCGCTCTACCCGGCCTTTCAGGCCTTCTTCCGGGAGCGCAGGCCCCCGACGCTGATCGTCTGGGGCAAGAACGACAAGATCTTCCCGGCCGAGGGCGCTCACCCCTACCGGCGCGACCTGCCGGACGCCGAGATGCACCTCTTCGACACCGGCCACTTCGCGCTGGAGGACAAGCTCGACGAGATGGGTCCGCTGATCCGCGGCTTCCTCGATCGCACCCTGGCGCAGCGCTGA
- a CDS encoding alpha/beta hydrolase, which yields MSRPSGRLVRAASALVAAASIGLGLLMLLRHQAGLGIERVVIGTTPATVYRPEGGGPAPVVVVAHGFAGSQPLMAAFATTFARNGLVAITFDFPGHGRNPRPLPGDVTREGGATRALVDETLRVLAVARGLGDGRVALLGHSMASDIVIRAAQQVPDVGATIAVSMFSRTATATSPRNLLVIAGDWEGRLKAEALRVVGLASAPRPPRAGVTYGDPALGTARRAAFSPGVEHIGVLFSPRSMDEAQGWLDAAFDRPARAARVLDHRGPWIALLLLGFVLLAWPLSRLLPVVADPPAGAGLAGHRLWALLVGPAVLTPLILRVAPTHFLPVLVADYVAAHFALYGLLTAGGLLLARSRRAGAAPAPPRRAALIGAVLASFLYAVLGLGGLVDAWVASLVPAAGRAPIILAMLAGTLPYFLADEWLTRGAGGARWAYPASKLAFLLSLALAVALEPGRLFFLVIIVPAIVVLFLIYGVLGTWAYRRTGHPAVGGLTNAVAFAWALGVTFPLLAA from the coding sequence ATGAGCCGACCGTCCGGGCGCCTCGTTCGCGCCGCATCCGCCCTCGTCGCGGCCGCTTCGATCGGGCTCGGTCTCCTCATGCTCCTTCGCCACCAGGCGGGGCTCGGCATCGAACGCGTCGTGATCGGCACGACCCCCGCGACGGTGTATCGCCCCGAGGGCGGCGGACCGGCGCCCGTCGTCGTCGTGGCGCACGGCTTCGCCGGCTCGCAGCCGCTCATGGCCGCCTTCGCCACCACCTTCGCCCGCAACGGCCTCGTCGCGATCACCTTCGACTTCCCCGGCCACGGCCGCAACCCGCGGCCGCTCCCGGGCGACGTCACCCGCGAGGGCGGTGCGACCCGGGCGCTGGTCGACGAGACACTGCGCGTCCTCGCCGTCGCGCGCGGCCTGGGCGACGGGCGCGTCGCCCTGCTCGGCCATTCCATGGCCTCCGACATCGTGATCCGTGCCGCGCAGCAGGTGCCCGATGTCGGCGCCACCATCGCCGTCTCGATGTTCTCGCGCACCGCCACGGCCACGAGCCCGCGCAACCTCCTCGTCATTGCCGGCGACTGGGAGGGGCGGCTGAAGGCGGAGGCGCTGCGCGTGGTCGGGCTCGCCAGCGCCCCGCGGCCGCCGCGGGCGGGCGTGACCTACGGCGACCCGGCCCTCGGCACCGCCCGGCGCGCCGCCTTCAGCCCGGGCGTCGAGCACATCGGCGTCCTGTTCAGCCCGCGCTCCATGGACGAGGCCCAGGGCTGGCTCGACGCCGCCTTCGATCGGCCGGCGCGCGCCGCGCGCGTCCTCGATCATCGCGGCCCGTGGATCGCGCTCCTGCTCTTAGGATTCGTGCTGCTGGCCTGGCCGCTGTCGCGGCTCCTGCCGGTGGTCGCCGACCCTCCCGCGGGCGCCGGACTGGCGGGGCATCGGCTGTGGGCGCTGCTCGTCGGCCCGGCCGTGCTGACGCCGCTGATCCTGCGCGTCGCGCCGACCCATTTCCTGCCCGTGCTGGTCGCCGACTACGTCGCGGCCCACTTCGCGCTCTACGGGTTGCTGACGGCCGGCGGGCTGCTGCTCGCCCGCTCGCGGCGGGCTGGAGCCGCGCCCGCGCCGCCGCGGCGGGCTGCCCTGATCGGCGCGGTGCTGGCCTCGTTCCTCTACGCGGTCCTGGGGCTCGGGGGCCTCGTCGATGCCTGGGTCGCCTCCCTCGTGCCGGCAGCCGGGCGGGCGCCGATCATCCTGGCCATGCTCGCGGGCACGCTGCCCTACTTCCTCGCCGATGAGTGGCTGACGCGCGGGGCGGGCGGCGCGCGCTGGGCCTACCCGGCCTCGAAGCTGGCCTTCCTCCTGTCGCTCGCGCTGGCCGTCGCCCTCGAGCCCGGGCGGCTGTTCTTCCTGGTCATCATCGTGCCGGCGATCGTGGTCCTGTTCCTGATCTACGGGGTGCTCGGCACCTGGGCCTACCGCCGGACGGGGCACCCCGCGGTCGGCGGGCTCACCAACGCGGTCGCCTTCGCCTGGGCCCTCGGGGTCACGTTCCCCCTGCTCGCCGCCTGA
- a CDS encoding acetate--CoA ligase family protein codes for MALSAQQRSVHDTPADSRIAVRQILDRVKADGRDALTAPEGRIVCDAYGIPVPKEAVATSAQDAVRAAESMGFPVVLKIVSPDILHKTEAGGVMVGLSSAQAVAQGYETILANAKRYKADARIDGVQIQQMLAGGTEVIVGAVTDGSFGKLVAFGLGGVLVEVLKDITFRLAPATRDDALSMLDGIQAAEMLRGVRGADPVSREALADIIVKVSQLVTDFPEIAELDLNPVFATARDATAADVRIVVDFAQRPELRTRSHDEIVASMNRIMRPDTVAVIGASAEEGKIGNSVMKNLINGGYKGKIYPIHPKADTVLGLKAYRSVKDVPGPVDVAVFAIPAQFVAAALTECGEKGVAGAVLIPSGFAETGNEAGQRELQEIGRRYNIRLMGPNIYGFYYMAKSLCATFCTPFDVQGQAALSSQSGGIGMAIIGFSRSTKMGVSAIVGLGNKSDIDEDDLLTFFEQDDSTRVIAQHCEDLKDGRSFAEAARRVSKKKPVIVLKAGRTSAGARAASSHTGALAGNDKIYEDVFKQCGVIRARSLRQLLEFARGVPVLPTPKGENVVIITGAGGSGVLLSDAVVDNGLSLMAMPDDLDAAFRKFIPPFGAAGNPVDITGGEPPVTYQNTIRLGLEDERIHALILGYWHTIITPPMVFARNVVEVRDEMRARGIEKPIVASLAGDVQVEEASQYLYDHGIPAYAYSTELPVEVLGAKYKWARGAGIL; via the coding sequence ATGGCCCTATCGGCCCAACAACGCTCGGTCCACGACACGCCTGCTGATAGCAGGATTGCAGTCCGTCAGATCCTCGATCGTGTCAAAGCGGACGGGCGCGACGCGCTGACCGCTCCTGAAGGCCGCATCGTCTGTGACGCCTACGGTATTCCGGTGCCGAAAGAGGCCGTGGCGACCTCAGCGCAGGATGCTGTGCGGGCGGCAGAGAGCATGGGATTTCCCGTCGTCCTCAAAATCGTCTCCCCTGACATCCTGCATAAGACGGAAGCGGGCGGCGTCATGGTCGGCCTCTCCTCCGCGCAGGCCGTGGCGCAGGGCTATGAGACGATCCTGGCGAACGCGAAGCGCTACAAGGCCGATGCCCGCATCGACGGCGTGCAAATCCAGCAGATGCTCGCAGGGGGCACCGAGGTCATCGTCGGTGCGGTCACCGATGGCTCCTTCGGCAAGCTCGTGGCCTTCGGTCTCGGCGGAGTCCTGGTGGAGGTGCTGAAGGACATCACGTTCCGGTTGGCCCCTGCGACCCGCGACGATGCGCTCTCGATGCTCGATGGCATTCAAGCGGCCGAGATGCTGAGAGGCGTGCGAGGAGCAGACCCGGTCAGCCGCGAGGCGCTGGCCGACATCATCGTCAAGGTCTCGCAACTCGTCACCGACTTCCCGGAAATCGCGGAACTCGATCTCAACCCAGTCTTCGCGACGGCGCGCGACGCGACTGCCGCGGACGTGCGGATCGTGGTGGATTTCGCGCAGCGGCCCGAGCTGCGGACGCGGTCGCATGACGAGATCGTGGCCAGCATGAACCGCATCATGCGTCCCGATACGGTGGCGGTCATCGGCGCGTCCGCAGAGGAGGGCAAGATCGGCAATTCCGTTATGAAGAATCTCATCAACGGAGGCTACAAAGGTAAAATCTATCCAATCCACCCGAAAGCGGACACGGTTCTGGGTCTCAAGGCCTACAGGTCGGTGAAAGACGTGCCCGGGCCAGTGGACGTCGCCGTGTTCGCGATTCCTGCCCAATTCGTCGCCGCGGCGCTCACCGAGTGCGGTGAAAAAGGTGTAGCAGGGGCAGTTCTGATTCCGTCCGGATTTGCCGAGACCGGAAATGAGGCGGGGCAGCGTGAGCTTCAGGAGATCGGCCGCCGATATAATATTCGCCTCATGGGCCCGAACATCTATGGCTTCTATTACATGGCCAAGAGCCTGTGCGCGACCTTCTGCACGCCATTCGACGTGCAAGGCCAGGCCGCCTTGTCGTCCCAGTCCGGTGGTATCGGCATGGCCATCATCGGCTTTTCGCGTTCGACCAAGATGGGCGTCTCGGCCATCGTCGGGCTCGGCAACAAGTCCGACATCGACGAGGACGATCTGCTCACGTTCTTCGAGCAGGACGACTCAACCCGGGTGATCGCGCAGCACTGCGAGGATCTGAAGGACGGCCGCAGCTTCGCGGAGGCGGCCCGCCGCGTCTCGAAGAAGAAGCCCGTCATCGTGCTGAAGGCCGGCCGCACCTCGGCGGGCGCTCGGGCCGCGAGCTCCCATACGGGGGCGCTTGCCGGAAACGATAAGATCTACGAGGACGTGTTCAAGCAGTGCGGTGTCATCCGGGCGCGCTCGCTGCGCCAGCTCCTCGAATTCGCCCGCGGTGTGCCGGTTCTGCCGACGCCGAAAGGCGAGAACGTGGTCATCATCACGGGTGCGGGCGGGTCCGGCGTGCTCCTGTCCGACGCGGTCGTCGACAACGGCCTGTCGCTCATGGCCATGCCGGACGATCTCGATGCAGCGTTCCGCAAGTTCATCCCGCCCTTCGGAGCAGCCGGCAACCCTGTCGACATCACGGGCGGCGAGCCCCCGGTCACCTATCAGAACACCATTCGTCTGGGACTCGAGGACGAGCGCATCCACGCGCTCATCCTGGGCTACTGGCACACCATCATCACGCCGCCGATGGTCTTTGCGAGAAACGTGGTGGAGGTCCGCGACGAGATGCGCGCCAGGGGCATCGAGAAGCCGATCGTTGCCTCGCTCGCGGGCGACGTGCAGGTCGAGGAGGCCTCGCAGTACCTCTACGATCACGGCATTCCAGCCTACGCCTACTCGACCGAACTGCCCGTCGAGGTGCTGGGCGCGAAGTACAAGTGGGCGCGCGGCGCGGGTATCCTCTAG
- a CDS encoding pyridoxamine 5'-phosphate oxidase family protein, with protein MRRRFFDLAFTPSVQAEQTRRGSRAAYASAAGGARAEADVLTDLEAAFIAERDSFYLASVSETGWPYVQHRGGPAGFVRRLDARTIGWAEFAGNRQYVSAGNTAADDRVSLFFMDYPHRRRLKLLGHLRAHEPDERPDLAERLAVPGYRARVEGLVTVAVEAFDWNCPQHITPRFTAAEIEAAVAPLHARIAELEARLGARAPQTAG; from the coding sequence ATGAGACGCCGCTTCTTCGATCTCGCCTTCACCCCGTCCGTGCAGGCGGAGCAAACCCGCCGCGGTTCGCGCGCAGCCTACGCGTCGGCGGCCGGCGGCGCGCGGGCCGAGGCGGACGTGCTCACCGACTTGGAAGCCGCCTTCATCGCCGAGCGCGACAGCTTCTACCTCGCCAGCGTCTCTGAGACCGGCTGGCCCTACGTTCAGCACCGCGGTGGGCCGGCCGGGTTCGTGCGCCGGCTCGACGCGCGGACGATCGGCTGGGCGGAGTTCGCGGGCAACCGCCAGTACGTTTCGGCCGGCAACACCGCTGCCGATGACCGGGTGTCGCTGTTCTTCATGGACTACCCCCATCGGCGGCGTCTGAAGCTGCTCGGGCACCTGCGCGCCCACGAGCCCGATGAGCGCCCGGACCTGGCGGAGCGGCTCGCGGTTCCGGGCTATCGGGCGCGGGTGGAGGGTCTGGTCACCGTCGCGGTCGAGGCGTTCGACTGGAACTGCCCGCAGCACATCACCCCGCGCTTCACCGCCGCCGAGATCGAGGCCGCCGTGGCACCGTTGCACGCGCGCATCGCCGAGCTTGAGGCGCGCCTGGGCGCACGGGCGCCTCAGACAGCCGGCTGA
- a CDS encoding response regulator: MSQAPIGTPHERSLGTGTAPRGEGFLDAAGVAKQKLIEAIESSSEGFALFDPDDRLVLCNDHFRDFHPGLAEVIVPGASFQTIARAAAESCIVHKEGTTVEAWLAERMAHYREPRGSILQQRVDGRWVQVSERKTNDGGVVAVYTDVTEIKRAEQVVLTTQGRLTYLLTASPSMICSFEVGGRNAPTFISENVRDLLGYEPSDYMAGPEFWLDRLHPEDRDRVLSEFPRLLQQGHNVIEYRFLRADGTYRWVRDEQRLLRDPHGEPVEVVESWSDITEHKEAELALQRQTAFVELLQAAATAANEASTVEDAVRFCLDRVSQHAGWPIGHAYVVAEDGSRTLVPTGIWHCDAPERFARFRAAAAGMRIGAGTGPAGRALLSGAPEWILGDPSSPDDPRAAAAAADGLRAGFGFPVTVGREVVAVLEFFACDAPPPDPALLRVMTNIGAQLGRVIERKRAEESLRQAKEAAEDASRAKSSFLANMSHELRTPLNAIIGFTRLVMRRAKEALPTKQFENLEKILASSEHLLSLINSILDLAKVEAGRMEVKASEFALEPVLDLCLRTVEPLIKSEGVRLVRDVEDPPTMLRTDEEKLRQILINLLSNAIKFTEAGSVTLRVRSAGEHVEFAVTDTGIGIPQEALSAIFDEFHQVDNSATRSHSGTGLGLAISHRLARLLGGHIDVESRVGQGSTFTLSIPPRIAGAPEMAPSLPEPAPAAAAVPRSGSKLVLAIDDDPNVVYLLQENLADAGYTVTGASSGQDGLRMARELQPRAITLDIMMPGTDGWQVLHALKTDPQTRDIPVVLISIVDQKELGFRLGATDYIVKPFEREALIGVLARIAPGNERVLVIDDDPNVPDLVRQLLDSEHCTVDWAADGAAGLERIAQARPSVILLDLLMPRMDGLTFLDALQADPVARTIPVVVLTAASLDSVERGLLRERVLGLIDKQGLDRAALIREVQRALPLPEPAAVEGSR; the protein is encoded by the coding sequence ATGTCCCAAGCGCCGATCGGAACGCCGCACGAGCGATCTCTCGGAACGGGCACCGCGCCCCGCGGCGAGGGGTTCCTCGATGCCGCCGGGGTCGCCAAGCAGAAGCTGATCGAGGCGATCGAGAGCAGTTCCGAAGGCTTCGCGCTGTTCGATCCCGACGACCGCCTCGTCCTCTGCAACGATCACTTCCGGGATTTCCACCCGGGTCTCGCGGAGGTGATCGTTCCCGGCGCGTCTTTCCAGACGATCGCCCGCGCCGCCGCTGAATCCTGCATCGTGCACAAGGAAGGCACGACCGTCGAGGCGTGGCTCGCCGAGCGGATGGCTCATTATCGAGAGCCTCGCGGATCCATCCTCCAGCAACGCGTCGACGGGCGCTGGGTGCAGGTCAGCGAGCGCAAGACCAACGACGGCGGCGTCGTCGCCGTCTACACGGATGTGACCGAGATCAAACGCGCCGAGCAGGTCGTGCTCACGACACAGGGCAGGCTGACCTACCTCTTGACCGCCTCCCCGTCGATGATCTGCAGCTTCGAGGTGGGCGGTCGAAACGCGCCCACGTTCATCAGCGAGAACGTGCGCGACCTCCTGGGCTACGAGCCGAGCGATTACATGGCCGGGCCGGAATTCTGGCTGGACCGCCTCCATCCCGAGGACCGGGACCGGGTCCTGTCCGAATTCCCACGCCTGCTCCAGCAAGGGCACAACGTCATCGAGTACCGGTTCCTGCGCGCCGACGGCACCTACCGGTGGGTGAGGGACGAGCAGCGCCTCCTGCGGGATCCTCATGGAGAACCGGTCGAGGTCGTCGAGTCATGGAGCGACATCACCGAGCACAAGGAGGCCGAACTCGCGCTGCAGAGGCAGACCGCTTTCGTCGAGCTGCTGCAGGCCGCGGCAACGGCGGCCAACGAGGCGTCCACGGTCGAGGACGCCGTGCGGTTCTGCCTGGACCGCGTCTCGCAACATGCCGGCTGGCCGATCGGACACGCCTACGTCGTGGCCGAGGACGGAAGCCGCACGCTTGTCCCGACCGGCATCTGGCACTGCGACGCGCCGGAGCGGTTCGCGCGGTTCCGCGCCGCGGCGGCCGGGATGCGGATCGGCGCCGGCACGGGACCTGCCGGCCGCGCGCTCCTCTCGGGAGCACCGGAGTGGATCCTCGGCGATCCGTCCTCGCCCGACGATCCGCGCGCCGCCGCGGCGGCGGCGGATGGGCTTCGGGCTGGCTTCGGGTTTCCCGTGACGGTGGGGCGCGAGGTCGTGGCAGTCTTGGAGTTCTTCGCCTGCGATGCGCCTCCTCCGGACCCGGCCCTGCTCAGGGTGATGACCAATATCGGTGCGCAACTGGGGCGAGTGATCGAGCGCAAGCGCGCCGAGGAGAGCCTGCGGCAGGCCAAGGAAGCGGCGGAGGATGCGAGCCGCGCCAAGAGCAGCTTTCTCGCCAATATGAGTCACGAGCTGCGCACTCCGCTCAACGCGATCATCGGCTTCACCCGGCTGGTGATGCGCCGGGCCAAGGAGGCGTTGCCGACGAAGCAGTTCGAGAACCTCGAGAAGATCCTGGCGAGTTCCGAGCACCTGCTCTCGCTGATCAACAGCATCCTCGATCTCGCCAAGGTCGAGGCCGGGCGCATGGAGGTGAAGGCGTCCGAGTTCGCCCTGGAGCCCGTGCTCGACCTCTGCCTCAGGACGGTCGAACCCCTGATCAAGAGCGAGGGCGTGCGTCTCGTCCGGGACGTCGAGGATCCGCCCACGATGCTCCGGACGGATGAGGAGAAGCTCCGGCAGATCCTGATCAACCTCCTCAGCAACGCGATCAAGTTCACGGAAGCCGGATCGGTGACGCTGCGGGTCCGCTCGGCCGGCGAGCACGTCGAATTCGCGGTCACGGACACGGGTATCGGCATCCCCCAGGAGGCGCTGAGCGCGATCTTCGACGAGTTCCATCAGGTCGACAACAGCGCGACCCGGTCCCACAGCGGGACCGGGCTCGGTCTCGCGATCAGCCACCGGCTGGCCCGGCTGCTCGGCGGCCACATCGACGTCGAGAGCCGGGTCGGGCAGGGCTCAACCTTCACGCTCAGCATCCCGCCGCGGATCGCCGGCGCGCCCGAGATGGCACCGAGCCTGCCGGAGCCGGCCCCCGCCGCGGCGGCCGTGCCCCGGTCGGGGTCCAAGCTCGTGCTCGCGATCGATGACGACCCGAACGTGGTCTACCTGCTGCAGGAGAACCTCGCCGATGCGGGCTACACGGTGACCGGCGCTTCGAGCGGCCAGGACGGGCTGCGGATGGCGCGGGAGCTGCAGCCGCGGGCGATCACGCTGGACATCATGATGCCTGGCACGGACGGCTGGCAGGTGCTGCACGCGCTCAAGACCGATCCGCAGACCCGCGACATCCCCGTCGTCCTGATCTCGATCGTCGATCAGAAGGAACTCGGCTTCCGGCTCGGGGCGACGGACTACATCGTGAAGCCCTTCGAGCGGGAGGCCCTGATCGGCGTGCTGGCGCGCATCGCCCCCGGCAACGAGCGCGTCCTGGTGATCGACGACGACCCCAACGTGCCCGACCTCGTCCGCCAGTTGCTGGATTCCGAGCACTGCACCGTGGACTGGGCGGCGGACGGCGCCGCCGGCCTTGAGCGCATCGCGCAGGCCCGCCCGAGCGTGATCCTCCTCGACCTGCTCATGCCACGGATGGACGGACTCACCTTCCTCGACGCGCTCCAGGCGGATCCGGTCGCTCGGACCATTCCCGTCGTCGTGCTGACGGCCGCGTCCCTGGACTCGGTGGAGCGCGGCCTGCTGCGAGAGCGCGTGCTCGGCCTGATCGACAAGCAGGGCCTCGACCGCGCGGCCCTCATCCGCGAGGTTCAGCGCGCATTGCCGCTTCCGGAGCCCGCCGCCGTGGAAGGCAGCCGATGA